A window from Dioscorea cayenensis subsp. rotundata cultivar TDr96_F1 chromosome 10, TDr96_F1_v2_PseudoChromosome.rev07_lg8_w22 25.fasta, whole genome shotgun sequence encodes these proteins:
- the LOC120270303 gene encoding uncharacterized mitochondrial protein AtMg00860-like, which yields MPSAFMDLMNTVFRPYLDKFVIIFIDDILIYSATKEEHAQYLRTVLQILPEEKVYAKFSKCEFWLHEVVFLGHVVSGEGIRVDRKKVEAIIDWEQPKSVSEVQSFLGLAGYYRLFVEGFSHIAAPLSWLTRKEVKFVWDEKCESSFQELKSRLTSAPLLTLPTSGKEFVVFSVASRQGLSSSGFCPKDLAILSLWIEMLDLHRS from the coding sequence ATGCCCAGTGCTTTTATGGATCTAATGAACACAGTCTTCAGACCTTATCTAGACAAGTTTGTAATTATCTTTATTGATGACATTTTGATCTACTCAGCAACTAAAGAAGAGCATGCACAATATTTACGTACAGTATTGCAAATCCTTCCAGAAGAGAAGGTTtatgctaaattctcaaagtgtgagttttggttACATGAAGTGGTCTTCCTTGGACATGTGGTATCTGGAGAAGGAATCAGAGTGGATAgaaagaaagttgaagcaatCATTGATTGGGAACAACCAAAGAGTGTGTCTGAAGTTCAAAGTTTCCTTGGTTTGGCGGGTTATTATCGGCTTTTTGTGGAGGGGTTTTCTCATATTGCTGCACCTTTATCATGGTTGACTAGAAAGGAGGTAAAGTTTGTTTGGGATGAGAAGTGTGAGAGCAGCTTCCAAGAATTGAAGAGCCGCCTGACTTCAGCGCCATTACTTACTCTACCTACTAGtggtaaagagtttgtagtgttcAGTGTTGCTTCACGACAGGGTCTTAGCAGTAGTGGTTTTTGCCCTAAAGATTTGGCGATATTATCTTTATGGATTGAAATGCTTGATTTACACCGATCATAA